The Maribacter aquivivus DNA window AAGGGCTTTCGAATCTTTCTCAAGAACCTTTTAAAAACTTGTATCGTTATATGTACGGGGAAACAAGGTCATATAGAGAAGCTAAAATGATGCAATCTCAAGCGCAAGAAAAAGGATATGCAACTGCTTATATTGTTGCTTATAAATTAGGTGAGAGAATTCCTATTCAAGATGCTATTGACGAGGTTTCTAATTTTACACCTTAAAGTGTAAATATTATTCATAATTTTGAGAGTACTAAAAATATAATTGCTTGAAACTATCTAGAGAATTAAAAACAGGAATTATTGTTATAGGTGGCATATTACTGTTCATCATGGGATTCAGCTATTTAAAGTCGACTCCTATTTTTGATAATAGTAAAACGTTTTACGCTATCTACCCAAATGTTGGCGGTTTACAATCTGGTACTACTGTCTCTATTAATGGCTTTAGCGTTGGTAAGGTTAACGATATAAAGTTTTTAGATGATAAAGGGAATTTGTTAGTGACATTTACAGTTGGTAATAAATTCAAATTTTCTAAAAACAGTACCGTTGAATTATACGATACTGGTATAATAGGAGGTAAAGGACTACAGATTAAACCCATTTTTGATGAGGCTTATGCGCAATCGGGCGATACACTTCGTACAGAAACTAGACCGGGTATTACAGATTTGGCGCAGCAAAAACTAAATCCGTTAGTTCGTAAAGTAGAATCTGCCATATCTGGTGCAGACTCTGTTTTGGTTAATGTGAATTCTGTTTTAGATGAAAAGACCAAAAGAGAACTTAAAGAGGTTATAGGAGGTTTAAATACTTTGATTACTAACTTGAATACTAGTGCTACTCAAATTAATTCAGTATTAGATGGTAACAAAGAAAAACTAAATAGCTCGTTCGAAAACTTTGAACAATTAACTGCTAATTTCGCAAAACTTTCAGATTCATTAAATTCTGCAGGACTAGGTAGAACTTTGGCAAGTCTAGAATCTACTATGGCTAGTTTAGATAAGGTGACTGAAAAAATTGAAAACGGCGATGGATCACTTGGGTTACTTATGAATGATAAAGAATTGTATGGTAATCTAAATAGT harbors:
- a CDS encoding MlaD family protein, encoding MKLSRELKTGIIVIGGILLFIMGFSYLKSTPIFDNSKTFYAIYPNVGGLQSGTTVSINGFSVGKVNDIKFLDDKGNLLVTFTVGNKFKFSKNSTVELYDTGIIGGKGLQIKPIFDEAYAQSGDTLRTETRPGITDLAQQKLNPLVRKVESAISGADSVLVNVNSVLDEKTKRELKEVIGGLNTLITNLNTSATQINSVLDGNKEKLNSSFENFEQLTANFAKLSDSLNSAGLGRTLASLESTMASLDKVTEKIENGDGSLGLLMNDKELYGNLNSASHELDLLLQDFRLNPKRYVNVSVFGKKQKDYEVPEDDPAANSIEK